One Rhizoctonia solani chromosome 3, complete sequence genomic region harbors:
- a CDS encoding carbohydrate esterase family 12 protein: protein MPCARQLPSIYWAAPFPKNNQERLIHQAPIRQNLTFEQKLDVIDYYHRFEGHLTLEAMVPVLRNAGYSTICATTIRRCVNDEEKIRRLVSEDPSRLHSKRELMVAHPQVENALKHWMRVIATWTALFSIFSLAAAAAVPRGELGDLIVELTQAENQWKKGWLNTSYVLAGDSTTANGTTPNSGGWGNGFCASLVPGTPCINRARNGATTVSFRDGGNWNLTIESAKAEVANGRKTWVTIQFGHNDMKVMTAEAMGVNLATFVDEVRAAGAEPILITSLTRRNFNADNITLNDTLEPWANATIAISQEKKTPLLDLHKWSMWYVEKIGPDAAHRLNRLPDDNTHLNTNGTTVFGRMVADLMAIELLPEIGPILPNISLSLPIWFGKAVY from the exons ATGCCTTGCGCTAGGCAATTGCCAAGTATCTACTGGGCTGCTCCCTTCCCAAAG AATAATCAGGAACGCTTAATTCACCAAGCTCCCATTCGACAGAATCTCACGTTTGAGCAGAAGTTAGATGTTATCGACTATTACCATCGTTTTGAAGGACACCTTACACTTGAGGCTATGGTCCCTGTTCTTCGCAATGCGGGGTACTCAACAATTTGTGCAACCACAATCCGTCGTTGTGTAAACGATGAAGAAAAAATTCGGCGACTTGTCTCAGAAGACCCAAGTCGGCTACACTCCAAACGCGAGCTGATGGTCGCTCACCCACAAGTTGAGAATGCCCTCAAGCACTGG ATGCGCGTGATTGCTACCTGGACAGCTCTTTTCTCCATTTTTTCTCTTGCCGCTGCAGCAGCCGTTCCCAGAGGCGAACTTGGTGATTTAATTGTAGAACTTACGCAGGCAGAGAACCAATGGAAGAAAGGATGGCTCAACACATCATACGTGCTCGCTGGAGACTCTACCACAGCCAATGG AACCACCCCTAACTCGGGCGGGTGGGGCAACGGATTCTGCGCGAGCCTCGTTCCAGGGACACCGTGTATTAATCGGGCTAGA AACGGAGCGACAACGGTCAGCTTCCGCGATGGAGGGAACTGGAACCTTACGATTGAATCCGCTAAAGCTGAGGTCGCGAACGGGCGGAAGACATGGGTAACTATCCAATTTGGTCACAA TGATATGAAAGTCATGACTGCCGAGGCGATGGGGGTAAACTTGGCAACATTTGTAGATGAAGTTCGAGCGGCCGGCGCAGAGCCCATTTTGATCACTTCCCTGACACGACGGAACTTTAATGCGGATAATATCACCTTAAATGATACACTTGAGCCTTGGGCAAACG CGACGATTGCAATTTCTCAAGAGAAAAAGACGCCATTGCTCGACCTACACAAATGGTCGATGTGGTATGTCGAGAAGATAGGGCCTGATGCTGCTCACCGGCTAAATCGACTACCCGATGACAACACGCATCTCAACACAAATGGAACAACCGTGTTCGGCAG GATGGTTGcagatttaatggccatcgAATTATTACCTGAAATTGGGCCGATTTTGCCGAATATCTCGCTGTCGTTGCCCATTTGGTTCGGAAAGGCTGTGTATTAA
- a CDS encoding Cyclin, N-terminal domain — protein MAQNLRSRHATRLAASAQNGPRSKLAGPDENANRFAGNNGGKSVLGAQNTGAQRRVALNDLSNNAKKVNTGKAAAVGKVAISVQPAPQRVPLQQKGSRQVGVPANTSAPVLAQRTTRSASHNENERPAIAPLPKRGPLRKAQTEVVAPAPVDYEMDIEQPITVETEIEVTPIESVPSPVAEEAYDEEDSMEADEYDPEDWLYLSPEKLARSEAQVNTVRDTFKDEVDEWDTTMVSEYADEIFAYMESMEAQCMPNPDYISGQTEIEWSMRTTLVDWLMQVHMRYHMLPETLWIAINVVDRFLSKRVVSLVKLQLVGVTAMFIAAKYEEILAPSVDEFVFMTERGYERDEILKGERIILSTLDFNISSYCSPYSWCRRISKADDYDIQTRTLSKFLMEMTLLDHRFLRARPSLIAAIGMYSARKMLGGDWSEAFVFYSGFAEDQLRAGHELILERLTDPAFESLYVCRKYANKKFLKASVYARDWAKANYQPESEPEIASA, from the exons ATGGCACAAAATCTTCGC TCCCGCCATGCCACCCGACTAGCCGCTTCGGCCCAAAATGGTCCTCGCTCTAAACTCGCTGGTCCCGATGAGAATGCGAACCGATTTGCTGGAAACAACGGTGGGAAATCTGTACTAGGAGCACAAAACACCGGCGCTCAACGCCGAGTCGCTCTCAACGACCTTTCAAACAACGCAAAGAAAGTCAACACAGGAAAGGCAGCTGCCGTGGGAAAAGTTGCAATTTCCGTTCAGCCCGCTCCTCAGCGAGTTCCATTGCAACAGAAGGGCTCTCGTCAAGTCGGTGTCCCCGCCAATACCAGTGCCCCTGTCCTTGCCCAGCGTACTACCCGTTCCGCATCCCACAACGAGAATGAGCGCCCAGCCATCGCTCCCCTCCCGAAACGCGGGCCGCTTCGGAAGGCTCAGACCGAGGTTGTTGCGCCAGCGCCAGTCGACTATGAGATGGACATTGAACAACCGATTACTGTTGAGACTGAAATTGAAGTCACTCCTATTGAAAGTGTTCCCTCGCCTGTTGCTGAGGAAGCGTATGATGAAGAGGATTCCATGGAGGCCGATGAATATGACCCCGAAGACTGGTTGTATCTTAGCCCTGAAAAGTTGGCTCGCTCTGAAGCCCAAGTTAACACTGTTCGCGACACGTTCAAGGATGAAGTTGATGAATGGGATACCACCATGGTTTCCGAATACGCTGACGAAATATTTGCGTATATGGAATCTATGGAG GCACAATGCATGCCAAACCCCGACTACATCTCCGGCCAAACGGAAATCGAATGGTCGATGCGCACTACTCTGGTCGACTGGTTGATGCAAGTTCACATGCGTTATCACATGTTGCCTGAGACTCTCTGGATTGCGATCAACGTTGTCGATCGTTTCTTATCTAAGCGA GTGGTTTCTCTCGTCAAGCTTCAACTCGTTGGTGTCACCGCAATGTTCATTGCTGCCAAATACGAGGAAATTCTTGCTCCTTCCGTCGACGAGTTTGTCTTCATGACTGAGCGCGGCTATGAGCGCGATGAGATTCTCAAGGGCGAACGGATCATCCTGTCTACTCTCGACTTTAACATCTCCAGTTACTGCTCACCCTACTCCTGGTGCCGTCGTATTAGCAAGGCCGACGATTATGATATTCAAACGCGTACCTTGAGCAAGTTCTTAATGGAAATGACTCTCTTGGATCATCGCTTCTTGCGTGCCAGACCCAGCCTGATCGCTGCCATCGGCATGTACTCTGCACGCAAGATGCTCGGAGGCGACTGG AGCGAGGCCTTTGTATTCTATTCTGGTTTCGCTGAAGACCAACTTCGCGCCGGGCATGAGCTCATCCTTGAACGTCTCACCGACCCTGCTTTTGAATCCCTCTATGTCTGCCGCAAGTACGCAAACAAAAAGTTCCTTAAGGCCAGCGTTTATGCGCGCGATTGGGCGAAAGCCAACTATCAACCGGAATCTGAACCCGAAATAGCCTCTGCTTGA
- a CDS encoding ribonuclease H2 subunit A translates to MSDTEGDSLPPSLPTPHGALAKSYSYHAAKPTISGRYVLGVDEAGRGPVLGPLVYGIAYCPLEYMETLKTMGFADSKVLNHSTRATLLETLASDPNNLAWSVRVLAPQDISSGMLRHPPINLNEQSKEATVSLIRDVIASGIDIAEIYVDALGPSGPYQQYLSKLFPAAKVTVCPKADAIYPIVSAASIAAKVTRDAWIENWVFTEPGDWDTALGSGYPSDPNTKAWLKTVCEPTFGFPNIVRFSWGTSKTALENNGHAVTWTDENQASLVKAFGSAMGLDKGRPAFARDLAIHSISSL, encoded by the exons ATGTCAGACACCGAAGGCGATAGCCTCCCCCCTTCGCTTCCAACGCCTCATGGGGCATTGGCTAAATCATATTCATATCATGCTGCGAAACCTACAATATCCGGACGCTATGTACTTGGCGTAGACGAAGCAGGACGTGGTCCTGTCCTTGGTCCGCTTGTTTATGGCATCGCGTACTGCCCATTAGAATATATGGAAACGCTCAAAACGATGGGATTCGCAG ACTCTAAGGTACTGAACCATAGCACCCGCGCCACCCTTCTCGAAACACTGGCATCTGATCCCAACAACTTGGcctggtctgtgcgcgttcTCGCCCCCCAAGATATCTCATCGGGCATGCTACGTCATCCTCCCATTAATCTTAACGAGCAATCGAAAGAAGCTACCGTATCGCTGATTCGAGACGTGATAGCAAGTGGTATAGACATCGCTGAAATCTACGTCGATGCGTTAGGCCCGAGTGGCCCATATCAACAATACTTATCTAAGCTCTTCCCTGCAGCCAAAGTAAccgtttgccccaaggccgACGCTATATACCCCATTGTCAGTGCTGCGAGTATCGCTGCCAAGGTGACAAGAGATGCATGGATAGAAAATTGGGTATTTACCGAACCGGGGGATTGGGATACAGCGTTAGGGAGTGGCTATCCTTCCG ACCCTAATACTAAAGCATGGCTGAAGACAGTTTGCGAGCCTACGTTCGGCTTTCCGAACATTGTTAGATTCAGCTGGGGAACTTCGAAAACTGCGCTGGAAAACAACGGACACGCCGTCACATG GACGGACGAAAACCAAGCATCTCTTGTCAAGGCATTTGGAAGTGCCATGGGGCTTGACAAGGGACGACCTGCTTTTGCCAGAGACCTAGCAATACACAGCATATCTTCTTTGTAA
- a CDS encoding dsrm domain protein, whose amino-acid sequence MSSCSGRWVVWRPRQPQQWPTDALANWAVDACAEVDWVCAQRRNSDNTVVHTVVPVLTCVKVHPLVDGRGGVLEFPYGDFDRVERAVRDWEYRHQHDRRLLEYWSRVGGYPQPYVSVMICYKLVRCRIDECLGTGPSLKAAKATAAERLLRSGHCMIRLD is encoded by the exons ATGTCTAGTTGCTCTGGTCGCTGGGTCGTGTGGCGCCCCCGACAGCCCCAGCAATGGCCAACTGATGCTCTTGCCAACTGGGCGGTAGATGCCTGCGCAGAGGTCGATTGGGTCTGCGCCCAGCGCCGCAACTCAGACAACACGGTCGTACATACCGTGGTCCCAGTAT TGACCTGTGTCAAAGTCCACCCCCTTGTGGATGGACGTGGTGGCGTTCTGGAGTTTCCTTATGGAGACTTCGACCGGGTCGAAAGGGCAGTGAGGGATTGGGAGTACAGGCATCAACACGACCGTCGGTTACTCGAATACTGGTCTCGTGTGGGAGGTTATCCTCAACCATACGTTTCAGTCATGA TTTGCTACAAACTTGTCCGGTGCCGCATTGACGAATGCCTAGGAACAGGCCCGAGTTTGAAGGCAGCCAAAGCAACCGCAGCCGAAAGGCTCCTCAGGAGCGGTCACTGC ATGATACGCCTCGACTAA
- a CDS encoding glutathione peroxidase, whose amino-acid sequence MSTFYDLKSATPRSEEYSFDQLKGKVVLIVNVASNCGFTPQYTGLEALYKKYKDRGFIILGFPCNQFGGQEPGSDEQIGEFCQVNHGVSFPLMKKSDVNGDDANEVYKYLKAQKSGILGLTRIKWNFEKFLIDRQGNVVGRWASTTKPESLEADIEKLL is encoded by the exons ATGTCTACATTCTACGATCTCAAG TCAGCCACTCCTCGCAGTGAAGAGTATTCATTTGATCAACTCAAGGGCAAAGTTGTTCTCATTGTCAACGTTGCCTCCAATTG CGGTTTCACCCCTCAGTATACAG GACTTGAGGCTCTTTACAAGAAATACAAAGATAGGGGATTCATTATTTTGGGATTCCCTTGCAACCAATTTGGTGGGCAAGAACCTGGATCAGACGAACAAATTGGCGAG TTCTGTCAAGTCAATCATGGGGTGTCTTTCCCCCTCATGAAGAAATCCGATGTCAACGGCGATGATGCCAATGAG GTCTATAAATACCTCAAGGCGCAAAAGTCTGGCATTCTTGGACTCACCCGAATCAAGTGGAACTTCGAG AAATTCTTGATCGACCGCCAGGGCAACGTTGTTGGCCGTTGGGCTTCCACGACAAAGCCTGAATCTCTCGAGGCAGATATTGAAAAGCTCTTGTGA
- a CDS encoding aldo/keto reductase family protein yields the protein MPTAPAKTMTYTRLGSSGLKVSRIILGTMSYGTPDWQGWVLNEEEGLKHIKAAYDAGIQTFDTANVYSNGLSEVIVGKAIKKYNLPRDEIVILTKVMLPVGKEHNLSSEALFVGDAELEAKGYTNQFGLSRKHIFDSVKRSLERLQLDYVDVLQCHRFDYNTSIAETMQALHDVVQAGYARYIGMSSCYAYQFHAMQNYAITNKLTPFISMQNYYNLIYREEEREMIPTLKQSARESSDPWMGLAKRQTESENAIIKRVEELAESKGVSMAQISVAWVLSKDPVAAPIVGTTSLKNLEDIIGAINVKLTEEEIKSLEEPYLSQSISGHY from the exons ATGCCGACTGCCCCTGCAAAGACAATGACCTACA CTCGCTTGGGTTCGAGTGGCCTGAAGGTTTCCAGGATTATCCTTGGAACGATGAGCTACGGGACACCCGACTGGCAAGGATGGGTGCTCAACGAAGAGGAAGGTCTGAAACATATCAAGGCTGC ATATGATGCAGGAATCCAGACGTTCGACACAGCCAACGTGTACTCGAACGGACTGTCAGAAGTGATTGTTGGGAAAGCGATCAAGAAGTATAATCTGCCGCGAGACGAAATCGTGATCCTCACCAAA GTCATGCTCCCGGTTGGGAAGGAGCACAACCTTAGCAGTGAGGCGCTGTTTGTGGGTGATGCGGAACTAGAGGCCAAGGGCTATACGAACCAGTTTGGGCTGAGTCGGAAA CATATCTTTGATTCCGTCAAGCGGTCACTAGAGCGCCTTCAGCTCGACTACGTGGACGTGCTTCAATGTCACCGCTTTGACTACAACACATCCATCGCCGAAACTATGCAGGCACTTCACGATGTAGTCCAGGCTGGGTATGCACGTTATATTGGGATGTCGAGCTGCTACGCGTACCAGTTCCATGCTATGCAGAACTATGCGATCACGAACAAGCTGACGCCGTTCATCTCTATGCAAAATTACTACAACCTGATATACCGAGAGGAGGAGCGGGAGATGATTCCGACGCTCAAG CAATCGGCTCGAGAGAGCAGTGATCC ATGGATGGGGCTTGCGAAGAGGCAGACGGAGTCCGAGAATGCGATAATCAAGCG GGTTGAGGAACTGGCAGAATCAAAGGGCGTTAGTATGGCTCAGATCTCGGTCGCCTGGGTGCTGTCGAAGGACCCGGTGGCTGCTCCGATTGTGGGAACGACAAGTCTGAAGAACCTGGAAGACATCATAG GTGCGATCAATGTGAAACTGACGGAAGAAGAAATCAAGTCACTGGAGGAACCGTACTTGTCACAATCAATCAGCGGGCACTACTAA